The genomic region AATTACTGTGCAAAAAAACCCGTTATTAACGTGTCACACAGCACGTCTTATTGTTTTATGAAGGCCTACAAATGTGTGGTaaatgaagtaaatgtaattatttgtcTTGCATCTGACTTGCATCAGTGCACTGCAGTAGCGCCAAACTGAAACGCAATCACCGGACAATCGTGTCCCTAAACCAGCCTTGGAGAAGGGTACGAAAGCGTTTTTTTGTCTGGGAAGGAAAATTACGCACTTGTTTCccactgtacaaaaaaaaataagaccCCATGTGTGTATTGCATTTTCTTGCAATGAGATGCTGTTTTTAAAATCTTCCAAAAATTTTAGCCAAACATAGCCACACTGATGGAGCCCTTCTCCTGACAATGCTTTTTAAAAGTTGTCACACCAACCACTCTAATAATAAACGTTTGAAATTCTCAGCCGAGGTGAGAACGCCTGAGTAAAATTTTGAACCTCTTGCCTCTGCATAGTGCTCGCGCACGTGCTGCTATGCGCGCCCCGCGGCTCCTGGACTTTCTGCGTTGGCGTTGTGAATGATCACACTTCACCCAGGCGCAGCTCCAATATATAGTGGGGCTTTTTTCCTGAACCAAAACCCCTAaacgaatatatatatatatatatatatatatatatatatatatatatatatatatatatataacaaaaaaataatgtaagagGCATGAAATATGTTATAAGAGATCTCATTAAAAAGTGCCAATTAACTAAGAAGGAACAAAAGGTGCAAGCAGATGGGATCTAGACTTGTTTCCCATAAACCCTGAATGTATTTGTGTCAGTCTGAGAGATCCTCATTAAGTAAATACttaaaatagatataaatatattctaAAAAAATTATGTTCATTTAAATGGAATTAAGATGTTTTGTACATGGGTGAGCTATAGCTCAAACTAGCCTAGGAAATATCAGTTGAAATAAAATACCAGACAATGTAAACCATTCAGTTAAATACAATTATGACAATTTGTAGAAaagtaaatattaacatataagAAAATATCGTTGATTGaattgacattaaaaaaaaataagactcaGTGTGACTCAGCAGTTGTCCAAACTGTACAAATGTTCTGTAAGGACTAGGGACCGTTCGACTGAGGAggtaaaaatacacagaaaggTTTTGGGTACCAGAGAGGGTGTGAGGCTCAGTCAATCTGTGAATAGATTCAGCTTCGAGGTTTGCTTTAAGTTTTGACTTGCTACAGGTAACAGACGTCCACAATGAGGTCAAacacccatccatctattcattgtctataccagctttattcctaattagggtcaaggggatctgctggagcctttcccagtacacattgggcaaaaggcaagggtagaccctggacaggtcgccagtccctcacacatatagacagacaaccactcacactcactcctatgggaaatcaccaatcaacctaatgtacatgtttttggactgtgggaggaaaccggagtacccggagtaaacggggagaacatgcaaactccacacagaaaggccccgggattcgaacccaggacgagGTCAAACATTTCTGACAAAATCATCACACTTTCCAGAAGCGTGGTTTCTGACTCGGTGccagatttattttcattagtcTGCAAATTTCACATGGAGACAGCTTAAACAAATTATTCCGCAATTTCCCCTGAGAAAATGACTGATATTTCTGGACCCAATGATGTCATCCAAGGTGTATTACTTGTGTGAGAGATTTGCGTGCAACTCGCATGAGGCTAATTGCCAGCCATGAGCTTGTGAATCATTCCTGTAAGCACAGCTGCTCAATTATGTAACCTAGTCTTCCATATTTCTCCATTTTCAATCACGCCGAAACCCAGCCGAGAGCCATCTAGGCATCTTCTGCCCAGACACATGTTAAGCAGAAAGCTCATTTTTGATCATTATGCCTCTGCAGTCCTTCTTCTGTATTACATATCTCCTCTGCGCACTAACATCAAAAGGGGTTTTATTAAAGAGTAAAACAAAGAGTCCTTTCATAAAAGTAGCATGCACTCCGAGCAAAGAGTATAGCTTATgataaagaagaaaagagagatgaAAAAAACATCACGGTTGCCAAGGAAACAAGGCTGTCTCCTGGAGTGTGAAGTTGCAAAGTATTCTCGTGTAGGCATTTTGTAAACGCGGggtgttaatgaaatgaaatggtaCTCATGCACCATGCAGGAGCTGATTcaagctttaaaacaattcAGTATTTAGAACATAtctatatatagaaatataccAAAGGGGTCATGCTGTTTAAGGAAAACAATCCATAACATGCAACCTGGTGCAACatgtaatgtttttaatgtgCTTGTGCTTTTCGTCCGACtttaatgcatttaattttGCGTAACGTCAAGTTGGTTCCTCTTCtgacttacgttatagcagctgtaaacagctGTTCCATCGctaacctttctttttttctttcttaatcaGACAACAAAAAACGCAGCAATCACAGTGACTTGTCCCAGGGGACGGGGCAAGTCTCCACCCCCTTCTTGTCATTGGCTTGTTATCCGATTGTGCGTAACCTGTTATGTGTTAGTTTTTACGTCTAAGCATTTGTTTTCATCTGTTAATTCTGTATACTTCCTGATTTTCGTTTGTTTAATAAGATTTAAAGGTCAATCAAGCCTTAATAAATCACGTTATGCATTCTCATCCTGCCTTTATGCACCACCCCAGATCCTTGAGACTCCTATAAATGCTGAATATACTGTATGcggtatatactgtatgtgtcatGTCAGCAAAATTCTGAGAGCTGTTAGAAAGTGATAGAAAGTGAATCCTCCtgtccaatcagattcaagaaatCAACACTGTTCTggtatatacactgaccaggagCATAACATGCTGATCGctgaccagtgaagtgaataagactgatgatctcatcatggcacctgttagtgggtgggatatattaggcagcaagtcaacattttgtcctcaaagttgatgttagaagcaggaaaatggacaagcgtaaggatttgagcgagtttgacgaagggccaaattgtgatggctagaccactggatcagagcatctccaaaactgcagctcttgtggggtgttcccggtctgcagtggtcagtatctatcaaaagtggtccaaggaaggaacagtggtgaactggtgacagggtcatgggtgaccaaggctcattgataaacatggggagcgaaggctggcccgtgtgatccgatccaacagacgagctactgttgctcaaattgctgaagaagttaatgctggttctgatagaaaggggtcagaatacacagtgcaggacgggtcagggctgttttagcagcaaaagggggaccgacacaatattaggcaggtggtcataatgttcagTGTATAGCAAGCAAGTTCTTTCAGTAAATTTCCTACAGTCATTCATTAATCTGGTTTAATGATTCAATAATTGAAATGCCATATGATGCGAAAATTTAATCCATCCCTGATGAATTTCCCCTTGGACAGAAACTGTTTTCTGATTCCTGTCGTGATTGCTAGTGTCTAACTGTGAATGTCAGAGTGTTTCACCATCGGAGCGATGGGGGATTTGTGAATTGGGTCGCAATTGATCTTGATAGGCTACGCTGTGAactttaaataatgtattaGGCCAACGCGCCACATGGGAGCACTTTATTTATAGCCGGGCAAAGTTTATCGAGTATGCCTGTGCATTTAAAAGTGGTGGGTGAtatggaaagagaaaaaaaaaggagagagattTCAGAACGCCAGGTCATTTTGTAGCTGAATACTCCAGGTATGCATTATGAATAagtggttcagtgtgtgaaaGTGCTGAAGTGTGTTCCCTCGCTCTTAAGAGTTGAGATCACTCAGACTGGATCGCTCTTACTGGGCAAGCGACAAGACCTTCGTGTCCCTCCCACCGCTTGACACATCAATACAGCTGGGCCAGGCTGCACTGCAGCAGTTATATAATGACGCTCCTgccaaagaacacacacacacacacacatagatatatacactataccacCCACAAGTGTAAAGAATAGTAAAGGCACTCTATGGGAGAAGGCTGACACACCTCTTTCCCTGAGCTGATTTCTCCTACTGCAGAGAAGAGATAAAGGAGAGCAAAAAAGAAGCGGCTGTGGAACCAGAAAACGAAACTGACCTCACAGGATGCGTCTCTAAAAAATCAAACCCAATAGAACGAAGGAGgcgctctttcttttttttctcccacccATGCACGACTTTTCAGCTTCTAAAAACCCTAAAGAAAAGCTCTCTAAAGCTGCAGCTCTCAAGAAGAAGGGCACAGATGGgcagtttattattaatgactATAAGCCATTTTTGCCTTTTATTGTAGCAGAAAGCAAAACTGACACGTCTGTGTCTGAGGCTTAATACACAGCAGACATCTAAATTGAAGCTTTTCAAGCCTGAATTCATTAAAAACCTCCAAATATCCTCCAAATATCCAAAActcagaaatgaaaatgaattaaaaaaatccaaatagcCTCCAAATATCCGAAatactaaaattaaaatgaattaaaaatctaaatatcctcaaaaaaatcccaaaattaaaaggaattaaaaatccaaatatccttaaaaaatccaaaaatgaaAGGGAATTAAAAATCCAAATATCcttaaaaaatccaaaatccaAAAATTAAAGGAATTAAAAATCCAAATATCCTCCATTTCATGTCACTTTTCACTTCATGAGTGTTTTAGGAATATTTTGATAAATATTATACATGaattaactatttaaaaaaatgtgtccCTGTCCCATGTGTCCCTGCAGAAGTCTTGTTTCGAAACCAAATTATGCGTCAGATCAGAAAGTGGGATCACAGTCACAAAGGGAAAAAAGGACATTTTCAGCATGAGTCAAGTCCACTGAATATCTGTGGCTTTGCACCAACTTCGGAGGGTTGCTATGGTTATAAATTATGTCAAATCTGTTCCTCCAAAAACTAGGACGCTGAGAGGCAGGGAGGAATACTTCACACCAGAACAAAAAGATCTCATCAAATCAACaactagacagaaagaaatcaTCGTCctcatttgtatatatttttattttttttttaaactgacagCTGATACTGAATCAAGTTCCAGCTTCTTAAGGTTAAAGTAGATCTTCCTAAGTACATAAAATTGACCATAATTcaattaaaggtgcagtctgcgATGTCTAAACATGTTCTTATACCTTCAATTGTCATATACATTTAAAGATACTTAAGGGAATATGTGACGCACAATTCTGCTTTTGTATAAACATGGccacattttttcatttctggcttttatttattgattttaggGGCCAGAAATGGGCTCCACCTCCATATCGGATGAAGCTGTCCGACTCCGCCCATCCTCCGTTCAAAATGATTTCAATTTCTACCATGTTATTTCCCGTCTCTGTTCATACTGTGTTGGATTCATCATAATAACTATGTTAAACAATAACAATGTGTTATTTTTCATCTCTACCTTCCCCATAACTCTAAAACATGccactttaaaacatttttttttaccacattaCAAATTTTCTTGTCTCTAAAGTGTAAAATTATGATTAGTGCATGCTTAAAAATtacatactgctgctttaatttCATAACCCATTTACACTTTAATTCTAGATTAAGGCAGTGGATCATATTCAAAGAAAAATGTATGTGTTTTGAACAGAGGGAGTGGAAACGAGTTGTACTGCTGCTGTAGTATGCTAAAATCACATATTGCTCCTTTAAGCGCGTTTGTCAAGCCTGTATAGGTTTATTAATTCACACATTCTGCAACAGAAGGCCTTGCTTTTCCTTCACTCTGGGTCAGTGTCCTCATTCTAGGTTGTGAGAGTGAACAGAAGAACGAGCACGAGGACGGGAAGAAAGACTAGCATCAGAAAGCTCAGCTCTACCATATATAGCATCACTAGCAAAGCCACATAGCAGCACCGGCACCGTCTCTGCATGCCCCGGATGGCCTGTACGAGTCCACGAGGATACTCGAAACATCCACACACTCGGGCTGTCTCAGCCCGCCCCAGCAAACACTGCTCCAGAGTCGAACAGAACCCTGAACCGACTTCTGGTTCTGACTGCGGTGTCAAGCTTGGAGGACTTGTACAGAAGGTTATATCCTCCTGAAGCCTGTAAATCTGCCACTGTAGAAGCGGGGTTTTCTGCCGACACAGGGGGCACTGTACTCGAGAGCAGTCCGCTGCCCGCTTGAGCATGACGGCCAAGCAGCGCTGGCACACGGTATGGTCACAGTTTAGCAGCACAACGCTGTGGTCACCCTTGGAGTGGTAAGGCTCGGTGCAAATCGGGCATTCGTCTACAGCAGAGTCGGTAGGTTCCTGATTCAAACAGCCAAGCGTCCTGCTGATCCCACCACCTGTCCTCTCCGTCCTTGACACCGTGTACTCACTTTCATCAGGACGTAGGAtattaaaatgttcattaaGCAAAGGTTCTTGAGCCAAACACTCCCTTGGGTGAATTTCACTCATGTTTGGTCCATCTGTAGCTGGGTTTTCAACACTCAAACATGGCTCCTCTTTAATCCCAGTGCTTCCTGTTGTTATTCCTtgatttgaaatgaattgaacaCAAGGATTTAATGAATCTGAACTGCAGGGACATCCAGGTTTTCTCTCCTGATCTAGATTTCCAGAATGAGACACTTCAGGGTCCATGGCTCCAGTGAGAGAAACACATTCTAGAAAAAAGGTGCCCTGTTTTGGAAAGTAGCTCACCGAAACCTTTTACTCTCCTCAGTAAAGCTTTTCTATCGTCTGTAACATTTCAAACTTGCTGATGCAAGACCGGCTTCAGAGTAGCGCTAGAAGGAAGGAGCATTGTTTATTCTAGCTTGCTTATCGCTTTAAAGGTGGAGCTGTTTGAAAGCCCTCTGGGACTGAGTCTAAAACTAATCAAGGTGCTGACCTCTGAAAGAATGAATAAGGTCAGTGAGAAAAAGCCTGCATTTCTTTGCTGTATCAATTTTATTCTTTGTGAATTGTGTATGCTTGTGGAAAATGAGTAGGGGCTAAAGATCAGAGCCTCAAGCAACATATAGTTTACTGCTTTATTTAAGAATCTGTTTCTGTGATATCcatttacaaaaatattgtTAATGATATGCATAATATTTCCCAAAGagaaattagatagatagatagatagatagatagatagatagatagatagatagatagatagatagatattttgtACAGTTACTGTACATACAGTTTTTTATTAACAACTGCACTCCAGTAAAAGGTCTTTATACTTCCGAGcagaacctttttttaaaaccaaCAGACATCTACTGCGTTCTACAATCAGTGCTGTAATATTGCATTATCATATATTAAACAATGTATATAtgagatattatatatatatatatatatatatatatatatatatatatatatatatatatatatatatatatatatatacacaagtcTATTTCCTGCAGGTTTTAAGCTCACTTGAATCCAATTTAATAAAAacgaaaaaaataaagtaaaaagtcTCTTCCCTCCTATGCTATGTATAGATTAGAGAAGATGGTACAGAAACCTGTGTGATTCATCTCGGAGAGACACGAAATAGATTTATAAAAATCAATCCAGATGACAAGGCAAAAagaacacactgtttcactcGCTTTATCACAGTGCCTGCGGGCGGTGCATTTCTCAGGCTCACtgtgttgcctgcacagacgcAGAGCACACAAATAGCAAGAGATAGAtgaagagcgagagagagagagttgagagaTAGAtgaagagcgagagagagagagttgagagagagagacagagagagagagagtcatgccGTGCAGTCATGCGTGTAAGCGTAGGCACCTCAAATACACTGTATCTGATACGAAGCTAATTTCATCAGGCAACATCTGCATGCTGACATAATGTTCAGGACAATAACCCATCAtgcacccctctctctctctctctctctctctctctctcggtgtaGTTAGATGACATTTGAAATGTATTCACAGGCTCAGGCGCAGCACATGGCACTTATCATAATGGGCTGATCGTGTTGTAACATAAGATATTAATTAACACCACTTAGTGTTAGGACACACAGGCTGAGGATGACACGAGTGTGAGAAACAAACCTGCTTACAGTCTGGGATTCATGATGAGGGATTTGTTTTAGAAGAGCTGCTGAAAGACATTATTAAAGGGTCATTAACTTGTGAAATAAGATTCTTCCCTCCATCCGGAAACGTATCCGGTGTTTTAATAAAGCAatatgggaaaaaaagaaagaaaaacaagtcgCCTAAGATCCAAGATGTTTCTAGTTTCAAATGGAGACTAGATACAGAAAGCAATCGGAATTctataaaataagaaaactaACCCTACTATCATTCAGTTAAAGAATTCtaacattaaaaacaattatatatatatatattaaaaagaaatacataacATGGTTGTGTGATTGTTTTCTAATAACCACAGTTATTTAAGTAATAAACAattgtttttatccatttatatttacatctaaTATTATGTCATTGTATTAATTATAACAGCTAGAAATTAGTTTTAATAATTGGAAAAGTACCGACTcgtactggagactccttccatcaacgtctaataaacatctcctttcaGAAAACTAACCATATCAAAATATTACACTTTTTTTGGTTTAATGTTTGATCTTGAATTGTTCTAGAAAATGAGTCCATATCCAGCGACCAATCAGAACCCTGCATTCAACCatactgtggtataaaaggtgCTTCCGAGAGCAATCTCTATAAGCTTATATGTCTAAAGCCAGTTGATTTAATATTAATGAGTTAATGATTGTCAATGATTTCTGTGAGCCATTTATACCataaaacatccatccatccattgtctatacccactttattcctaattagggtcacggggatctgctggagcctatcccagcacacattgggcaaaaggcagggggaCACCCtagacaggtcaccagtccatcacagggctacacatatagacagacaaccacacacacacacacacacacacacactcctatggtcaatttagaattaccaatcaacctactgtacatgtttttggactgtgggaggaaaacCAGAGTacacccacgcaggcacagggagaacccaggaccttcttgctgtgaagaGTGAGCAttgctaaccaccaagccaccgTGCTGCTCCACCTTAAAACATGTTTCAATATTTCATATTGTGACTTTATCTAAGTCTGAACTTTGGTGTTAATAGTGCAATAGTTTGTGGGAATATTTTCCATTCAAAACTTATTCTTAGTTTAGAGAACAGTGCAGAAATGCTAGTTTGAGTTAATCAGCCATATGCCATATGCAAAAATAATGGGCAGAGATTAGGGCTGGAATATGCCGTTCTATTCTATTTGTACAGAACAGACTGCTCTCGTTGTTGCAAATACAGCAAATGAGCAACAGGAAGTAGTCTGGCAGCGCACAAGGACAAACACCACTGttagtttttaaaaagaaaaacgtgATTAGATAACAGTTCTGTAGATATCGAGCTTTATGAAAGGCTAAACGCTTTTAGTGCATGCTCTAACATATCGCAATGAACCTGAAGAACATATCACACTGAAACCTCAAGAAGCCTCACATAGGAAGAGACAAACTGTATAGTGGATTCTATTTGCTTTCAATTTCAGCATTGGTTTGAACTGAATGATGAATGACATGTAGCTACAGTGTACATTGGTCATtggtcatttttaatttatttgtagcAGCCTCAAATcaaatcacagatttatattaatgcaataCATTAGCATTAGGTTTTCTGAAGCAtctctggaaggagtctccagtgtcagtgcttttaaGGTCTGTTTTCTGACCCAGTCTTAAGGACAGAGGGATGTAAAACTTTCCGATATAACGTGAGAGATACTATGTTTTGCGGAACATTAAAAcctaactataaatggataaaaagtattatTTCCTTAAGGAGAAAGCATTGTACATCTTCTGTTCTGAGACAATGGCCAAGATGACGCACGCTTAATTACCCATTATATATCGCAGATACTTTTAAAGCTGACCGCGATTTTACATAATATTATTCAGACAggcacagagaccacgcctcctttgaTATTATTTCTAAATAGCAGTTTCCTATTAATTAAGAAAAAGATATCGGCTTCAGGCTTTGCCATACAGTGATAGAATCTGACACACACTTGAAGCAATGCGGCTCGATGTGGCTAATTCCAGAGACTGCTGCACCAATTCAAGCCCTGTATTTCAGTAACACCAAGAGGACGTCCTCCGTAATTCACAGTGTAGAAATGATCGAGTCTTGTGGCTTCGGTTTAGTCTCCTGGCCCGTCAGCTGTTATTGCTTGCATTGGCTGGAAGAGCTCTTGAGTCTgcgatgtgttgtgatgtgttgaatTCCCCTGATTACAATGCAATATGCAGGAAAGTCAAGCTACAGCGATTCTCACAGAGCGAGAGAAAGTTAGCACTTGTATTAATGATTCACGGTCCTCTCAGGCACTTCAACAAGGACGGCACGGTCCTTAAAAACGGAAGGAAATAAGCTGCTACCGTCACGGCATCCTCTTGGGTTTTTTGAGATTTTCTGTACTGATTGTAGAAGGTTTGAATATTTTAAGATCATGGGCTCATCTTACACGATTTAATCCGCTAAAGTGTTTCAGGACTGGGAAGGACCGTCGCAAGGATCCTGTCCTCATTCTCTGATTGAACAGCTGCATAACATCTGTATAAGAGGAAAAAGGATGATAACATAACAGCAATTAACACAAATCTCAGTACTCAAGAGTCAATatttacaccgaccaggcataacattataaccacctgcctaatattgcgttggtccccctgttcctgccaaaacagccctgacccgtcctgcactgtgtattctgacaccattctgtcagaaccagcattaacttctttagcaatttgagcaacagtagctcgtctgttggatcggatcacacgggccagccttcactccccacgtccatcaatgagcctttgctgtccatgaccctgtcacttgTTCCCCagtgttccttcattggaccacttttgatagatactgaccactgcagaccgggaacaccccacaagagctacagttttggagatgctctgatccagtggtctagccatcacaatttggcccttcgtcaaactcgctcaaatccttacgcttgtccatttttcctgcttctaacacatcaactttgaggacaaaatgttcacttgatgcctaatatatcccacccactaacaggtgccatgatgaggagatcatcagtcttattcacttcacctctcagtgctcataatgttatgcctgatcagtgtatatatggaaacatttcttttggATTTTTAGAAACAATGCTACTCTCTAATCAGTACAACATTAATTACAAAGAATTATAagctattatttttttaattgtagatTTATTAAGATGGTCACTGCCATTAGAAAATGTtatatctctcttttttcactATTCATTATTTATACCACTAGGGAAAAAAAGTGCCTATATAGTGTCTATAATTTTATGTCAACATTTTGCGACAAACTGACTACATGAAATCATCCACACTATCCTTACTATGCATTTTACTTATCTCATGCTTTATAAAATCTGATCCCAAACATCATTAcacttttcttttatattacattagcaatatttttaaaatctgctcctaatATGTATATTTGAGGAAATACAAAAaaggtgacaaaaaaaaagatgaaaaacaaTATAGTTTCTGTAATTGACAGTGACAGTAATGATAAGAGACGTCGATTTGCTGTCGCTGTAGATTTAATATTTATCGCCGTCAAGACCGAAGCCAACTTAAATAACGTTGGTgaataatagataaaataacTGATATGACAGAGGTGTGGTGATAATGCATAATGCATTAAACTTTCAGTCAATGGTTATAAATGCTTTTATGacttaaattaataaaatataatacaataaaatatacaataatataatataataaaatacaatccTACTTGTTGATAAATTCATTTAACCTGACACTTTTTAATTTGACTGACAACATTATAGAGTGCTAGTAATTATAATATTCCCAATAAAGTATCCTTATCTCTATAAGATGAATGTTACCTTGAGTCCAGTCCATGTGTTTGGTCAGAAGTCCAGCGTGTCGTGTTGGAAGCGCAGACGTGGGCTGTTCTCGCTGTAGAACTGACTGTACCAGCGCCGGTGTTTCTGGATGGCCGAGTCCTCTTTCACCAGCAGCGGTTTAGAGATATACTTCTTATTGTTCCAGATCATTACATCCCGCTCAAACTgccacgagagagagagagagagagagagaggtgactGATGACTTGACTTGATTACTGATTATTGATTGAGAAAAACTACAGCGTTCGACTGCCTGGACACTTCATTTTCATTGCATGTTATTGTTCGTGATCCCTCTCAAGCTCTCATGggacaaaaaatgaaaaagactaGTCTAGGCCAGATGTTACTAGGACATATATATGTACGTCACTGGGTTACTACAGAATTACAGTCACAATTCATGTCACTGTATTGCTATAAAATTGCACGCCACTTGATCActgtataaaaaatacataagtCAGTGGATCactaaaaaaaactacaaaagtCTCTTGAactgtaaaattattttaatgcaaTGGATCACTGTAAAATTCGTTGTGAGCCTGGATTGCTGTAACACTGCATATGTCACTGAAACAGGGAAAAAAGAGAGTCAATGGATCACTGGCACACAAGGCACTAGATCACTGTACAAATAAACAAGGCACTGGATCACTGTAGAACTCCACAAGGCACTGGATCACTGTAAAACTCCACAAGGCACTGGATCACTGTAAAACTCCACAAGGTATTGGATAACTATACAATTACAAAAGGCACTAGATCACTGTATAACTACTAAGGACACTGTATCATGGTAAAATTACACATA from Hemibagrus wyckioides isolate EC202008001 linkage group LG18, SWU_Hwy_1.0, whole genome shotgun sequence harbors:
- the LOC131369140 gene encoding E3 ubiquitin-protein ligase RNF186-like; translated protein: MSEIHPRECLAQEPLLNEHFNILRPDESEYTVSRTERTGGGISRTLGCLNQEPTDSAVDECPICTEPYHSKGDHSVVLLNCDHTVCQRCLAVMLKRAADCSRVQCPLCRQKTPLLQWQIYRLQEDITFCTSPPSLTPQSEPEVGSGFCSTLEQCLLGRAETARVCGCFEYPRGLVQAIRGMQRRCRCCYVALLVMLYMVELSFLMLVFLPVLVLVLLFTLTT